A genomic segment from Pseudomonas sp. M30-35 encodes:
- the ubiE gene encoding bifunctional demethylmenaquinone methyltransferase/2-methoxy-6-polyprenyl-1,4-benzoquinol methylase UbiE → MNDPRKNSDSEPTTHFGFKDVPESQKAEKVAEVFHSVAAKYDVMNDLLSGGMHRLWKRFTIELSGVRVGNKVLDIAGGTGDLTRQFSRLVGPTGEVVLADINDSMLKVGRDRLLDRGVAGNVKFVQADAEKLPFPDNHFDCVTIAFGLRNVTHKEDALRSMLRVLKPGGRLLILEFSKPSSAMLSKIYDRYSFTFMPLMGKLITNDSESYRYLAESIRMHPDQDTLKAMMVDAGFERTTYHNMTGGIVALHRGIKP, encoded by the coding sequence ATGAACGATCCGCGCAAGAACAGCGACAGCGAACCGACCACACACTTTGGCTTTAAAGACGTGCCGGAAAGCCAAAAGGCTGAAAAAGTCGCAGAAGTGTTCCACTCGGTGGCAGCAAAATACGACGTCATGAATGACCTGCTTTCTGGCGGCATGCACCGCCTGTGGAAGCGCTTTACCATTGAACTGTCCGGCGTTCGTGTCGGCAACAAGGTGCTCGACATCGCGGGCGGCACTGGCGACCTCACGCGCCAGTTCTCACGCTTGGTCGGCCCTACTGGCGAAGTGGTCCTGGCGGACATCAATGACTCGATGCTTAAAGTCGGCCGTGACCGCCTGCTTGATCGCGGCGTTGCTGGCAACGTCAAATTTGTTCAGGCGGACGCCGAAAAACTGCCATTCCCGGATAACCACTTTGACTGCGTGACCATCGCCTTTGGCCTGCGCAACGTGACCCATAAAGAGGACGCTCTGCGTTCGATGTTGCGGGTGCTCAAGCCGGGTGGACGCTTGTTGATTCTGGAGTTCTCCAAGCCATCAAGCGCCATGCTCTCGAAAATCTACGATCGTTACTCATTCACCTTTATGCCGCTGATGGGCAAGCTGATCACCAATGACTCGGAAAGCTACCGCTATCTGGCTGAGTCGATCCGCATGCATCCCGATCAAGACACGTTGAAGGCGATGATGGTCGATGCCGGTTTTGAGCGCACCACGTACCACAACATGACCGGTGGTATTGTCGCGCTGCACCGGGGTATCAAACCCTGA
- a CDS encoding phasin family protein, whose protein sequence is MAVKKKVEKEASSWIGGVERYSRQIWLAGLGAYSKVSKDGTKLFDTLVKDGEKAEKQAKTEVDKQVGAAKSSVDSRVGSAKSKVDEVRGRAIGKWGELEEAFDKRLNNAISRLGVPSRNEVKALNAKVESLTKQIEKLTGVSVKSVKPAAKPAPKTAAKPAPKAAAKPAAKKPVAKAAAKPAAKAVAKPAAKPAVKAAAKPAPKPAVKTAAKPAAKPVAKPAAKKPAVRKPAAKPAAKPTAAKPAATATPATPAAPAAATPAATPATPTTQS, encoded by the coding sequence ATGGCTGTTAAAAAGAAAGTCGAAAAAGAAGCTAGTTCGTGGATCGGTGGCGTAGAGCGTTACTCTCGTCAAATTTGGCTGGCCGGTTTGGGCGCCTACTCCAAAGTCAGCAAGGACGGCACTAAGCTGTTCGATACGTTGGTCAAGGATGGCGAGAAAGCTGAGAAGCAAGCCAAGACCGAAGTCGACAAACAAGTGGGTGCTGCTAAATCTTCCGTTGACTCACGTGTAGGTTCTGCCAAGTCGAAAGTCGACGAAGTACGTGGCCGGGCAATTGGCAAGTGGGGCGAGCTGGAAGAGGCTTTTGACAAGCGTTTGAACAATGCTATTTCGCGTCTTGGTGTTCCGAGCCGCAATGAAGTGAAAGCGCTTAACGCAAAAGTTGAAAGCCTGACCAAGCAAATCGAAAAGCTCACCGGCGTTTCGGTTAAATCGGTTAAGCCTGCGGCCAAACCTGCGCCTAAAACTGCGGCTAAGCCAGCACCAAAAGCAGCGGCTAAACCTGCGGCGAAAAAGCCAGTCGCCAAGGCGGCAGCCAAGCCTGCGGCAAAAGCTGTGGCTAAGCCTGCTGCTAAACCGGCCGTTAAAGCAGCTGCGAAACCTGCGCCTAAGCCTGCGGTTAAAACCGCTGCAAAACCTGCTGCTAAGCCGGTTGCCAAACCAGCGGCAAAGAAGCCAGCAGTGCGCAAGCCAGCGGCTAAGCCAGCAGCCAAACCAACTGCAGCTAAACCCGCAGCTACCGCTACACCGGCCACACCTGCTGCGCCAGCAGCGGCTACACCGGCAGCAACTCCAGCGACGCCTACTACACAGTCGTAA
- a CDS encoding SCP2 domain-containing protein yields MLLSGLLAGVEAGLNRVLALDSTALPRLEPLAGKVIAVDCQAPALSLFIMPDGEGLMLAAHWEGDVDCRLRAPASSLIRLATSSDKTAVLHSPEVELEGDSAVLLDLSAVLQDLELDWEYELSRWLGPVGSQLLGSHLRSRASWTSQTLDTLRLNLADYLSEESRTLVGQREANARFTELDDLKLALDRLDARIERLAQRSKPKE; encoded by the coding sequence ATGTTGCTGAGTGGGCTACTGGCTGGTGTTGAAGCCGGCCTCAACCGGGTGCTGGCGCTGGACAGCACTGCTCTGCCGCGTCTTGAGCCTCTGGCTGGCAAGGTGATCGCAGTTGACTGTCAGGCGCCAGCATTGAGCCTGTTCATCATGCCCGACGGTGAAGGACTGATGCTTGCCGCCCACTGGGAAGGTGACGTTGATTGCCGGTTACGTGCGCCCGCATCCAGTTTGATTCGCCTGGCCACCAGCAGCGATAAAACAGCGGTGCTGCACAGCCCGGAAGTTGAGCTCGAAGGCGACAGCGCAGTATTGCTCGACCTTAGCGCCGTACTTCAAGACCTCGAACTCGACTGGGAATACGAACTGTCACGCTGGCTCGGTCCAGTCGGCAGCCAACTCCTGGGTAGCCACCTGCGCAGCCGCGCTAGCTGGACTTCGCAAACACTCGATACCTTGCGTTTGAACCTCGCCGATTATCTCAGCGAAGAATCACGCACCCTGGTTGGACAACGTGAAGCCAATGCACGCTTCACTGAACTGGATGACCTCAAGTTAGCCCTCGACCGTCTCGATGCGCGCATCGAACGTCTCGCCCAACGTAGTAAGCCCAAAGAATGA
- the phaC gene encoding class II poly(R)-hydroxyalkanoic acid synthase: MVDKNNDALKHQASENTLGLNPVVGIRGKDLLTSARMVLSLALKQPLHSAKHAAHFGLELKNVMFGQSDLQADPTDRRFSDPAWSQNPLYKRYLQTYLAWRKELHHWIDESTLSPQDASRGHFVVNLMTEAMAPSNTLANPMAVKRFFETGGKSLLDGLSHLAKDIVNNGGMPSQVNMSAFEVGKNLATTEGAVVFRNDLLELIQYSPVTEQVHERPLLVVPPQINKFYVFDLSTEKSVALFLLRNGVQTFVVSWRNPTKAQREWGLSTYIEALKEAIDVVSAITGSKDINMLGACSGGLTTTSLLGHYAALGEQKVHALTLLVSVLDTQLDSQVALFADEKTLEAAKRRSYQAGVLEGSDMAKVFAWMRPNDLIWNYWVNNYLLGNEPPVFDILYWNNDTTRLPAALHGEFIDMFVTNPLTRAGALEVCGTPIDLKQVKSDLFCVAGSADHITPWESCYKSAKLFGGNCEFVLSSSGHIQSILNPPGNPKSRYMTNTEMPDEAKDWQASATKHTDSWWLHWQQWLAERSGKTKPAKAQLGNKKYPAGEAAPGTYVHER; this comes from the coding sequence ATGGTTGATAAAAATAATGATGCGCTGAAGCATCAAGCTTCAGAGAACACCCTTGGGCTCAATCCCGTTGTTGGAATCCGCGGTAAAGACCTGCTCACATCGGCGCGGATGGTCCTGTCCCTTGCGCTAAAACAACCCTTACACAGTGCCAAGCATGCCGCGCACTTTGGCCTTGAGCTTAAGAACGTTATGTTTGGCCAGTCTGACTTACAGGCCGACCCCACTGACCGCCGTTTCAGCGACCCAGCCTGGAGCCAGAACCCACTCTACAAACGCTACCTGCAGACCTATTTGGCGTGGCGCAAAGAACTGCACCACTGGATCGACGAAAGTACCTTATCGCCACAAGATGCCAGCCGCGGCCATTTCGTGGTCAACCTCATGACTGAAGCCATGGCGCCAAGCAACACGCTGGCGAATCCAATGGCGGTCAAACGTTTCTTTGAGACGGGCGGCAAAAGCCTGCTCGACGGTCTCTCACACCTCGCCAAAGACATCGTCAATAACGGCGGTATGCCCAGCCAAGTTAATATGTCTGCCTTCGAGGTCGGTAAAAATCTGGCCACCACAGAAGGCGCTGTGGTCTTTCGTAATGACTTGCTCGAACTGATTCAATACTCGCCCGTCACCGAGCAAGTTCACGAGCGGCCACTGCTGGTCGTTCCGCCGCAAATCAACAAGTTCTATGTATTCGACTTGTCGACAGAAAAAAGCGTTGCGCTGTTTCTTTTGCGCAACGGCGTGCAGACCTTCGTCGTCAGTTGGCGCAACCCGACTAAAGCCCAGCGCGAGTGGGGCCTGAGCACCTATATCGAAGCGCTTAAAGAAGCGATTGATGTGGTCAGCGCCATTACCGGCAGTAAAGATATCAACATGCTTGGCGCCTGTTCTGGCGGCTTGACCACCACCTCGTTACTCGGCCATTACGCCGCATTGGGCGAGCAGAAAGTCCATGCCCTGACCTTACTGGTGAGTGTGCTCGACACCCAGCTAGATTCTCAGGTCGCGCTGTTCGCCGATGAAAAAACCCTGGAGGCCGCAAAACGTCGCTCATACCAAGCAGGCGTGCTTGAGGGCAGCGACATGGCGAAAGTATTTGCCTGGATGCGCCCCAATGACTTGATCTGGAATTATTGGGTCAACAATTACTTACTGGGTAACGAGCCGCCTGTTTTCGATATCCTGTACTGGAACAATGACACTACACGCTTGCCAGCGGCCTTGCATGGCGAGTTCATTGATATGTTCGTCACCAATCCGCTGACACGCGCGGGCGCACTTGAAGTCTGCGGCACGCCGATTGACCTTAAACAGGTTAAAAGTGATCTGTTTTGCGTTGCAGGTAGCGCTGACCACATCACTCCTTGGGAGTCTTGCTACAAGTCAGCCAAGTTATTTGGTGGCAATTGTGAGTTTGTGCTTTCGAGCAGCGGCCACATCCAGAGCATTCTCAACCCGCCTGGCAACCCCAAGTCACGCTACATGACCAATACCGAAATGCCGGATGAGGCCAAAGACTGGCAGGCAAGCGCCACCAAACACACCGACTCCTGGTGGCTGCACTGGCAACAATGGCTAGCTGAACGCTCAGGGAAGACCAAACCGGCAAAAGCCCAGCTTGGCAATAAAAAATACCCAGCGGGTGAAGCCGCACCGGGTACCTACGTACACGAACGTTAA
- the hisI gene encoding phosphoribosyl-AMP cyclohydrolase, whose amino-acid sequence MNDWLDEINWNSDGLVPAIAQDHQSGRILMMAWMNREALALTASENRAIYWSRSRGKLWRKGEESGHVQKLHELRLDCDADVIILKVEQLGGIACHTGRESCFYRVFENGAWKTVDAVIKDPKAIYAEGHSHD is encoded by the coding sequence ATGAACGATTGGCTTGATGAAATAAATTGGAACAGCGATGGTTTGGTTCCGGCGATTGCTCAGGATCATCAAAGTGGCCGTATCCTGATGATGGCCTGGATGAACCGTGAGGCACTGGCTCTGACCGCCAGCGAGAACCGCGCCATTTACTGGTCACGCTCGCGTGGCAAACTGTGGCGCAAAGGCGAGGAATCCGGTCACGTACAAAAGCTCCATGAGCTGCGTCTGGATTGCGATGCCGATGTGATCATTCTCAAAGTCGAGCAGCTCGGCGGAATCGCTTGCCATACTGGGCGTGAAAGCTGCTTCTATCGCGTATTTGAAAATGGCGCGTGGAAAACAGTCGACGCGGTCATCAAAGACCCAAAAGCAATCTATGCCGAAGGACACAGCCATGACTGA
- a CDS encoding TetR/AcrR family transcriptional regulator codes for MKTRERILECALMLFNQEGEPNVSTLEIANELGISPGNLYYHFHGKEPLINELFERFQAELAPLLDPPEDAQLDVEDYWLFLHLIVERMANYRFLFQDLSNLTGRLPKIARGMRHWLNALKRTLAALLGRLKAEDQLLSDTQSLGQLVEQITLTLLFSLDYQRIVGNEGESRLVVYQVMMLVAPHLNAESRFAAEHLAQRYLEN; via the coding sequence ATGAAAACTCGTGAACGGATTCTCGAATGCGCCCTGATGTTGTTCAACCAAGAGGGCGAGCCTAATGTTTCAACCCTTGAAATCGCTAACGAGCTCGGCATTAGCCCGGGCAACCTGTATTACCACTTCCACGGAAAAGAACCTTTAATCAACGAGCTCTTTGAGCGTTTTCAAGCTGAACTTGCACCTTTGCTTGACCCACCCGAAGACGCACAACTGGATGTTGAGGATTACTGGCTGTTCCTGCACTTGATTGTCGAGCGCATGGCCAACTACCGTTTTCTATTCCAGGATTTATCCAACCTGACCGGACGCCTGCCGAAAATTGCCCGCGGCATGCGCCACTGGCTTAACGCGCTCAAGCGCACGCTAGCAGCTTTGCTTGGGCGGCTCAAAGCTGAAGATCAACTGCTCAGCGACACCCAATCCCTTGGCCAACTTGTTGAGCAGATAACCCTGACACTGCTGTTCTCACTCGACTACCAACGCATCGTCGGCAATGAAGGCGAAAGCCGTTTAGTGGTCTACCAGGTGATGATGCTGGTTGCACCGCACTTGAACGCCGAGTCACGGTTTGCCGCCGAGCACCTTGCCCAGCGCTACTTGGAAAACTAG
- the ubiB gene encoding ubiquinone biosynthesis regulatory protein kinase UbiB — MKLLAVRRLFRILRVIIRYQLDDLLFALPLPLWLRVLSYALPWRWLPRKDLGLSRGERLRLSLEELGPIFIKFGQLLSTRRDLMPLDVADELTKLQDQVPPFDPAHSLALIEEQLGAKVADTFARFDPQPLASASVAQVHAARLKTGEEVVIKVIRPGLKPVIRQDIAWLFIIAKVAEKASADARRLRPVEVVSDYEKTIYDELDLLREAANASQLRRNFEGSPLLYVPQIYWDYCRPKVLVMERIYGIPVTDLATLADQRTDMKLLAERGVEIFFTQVFDHSFFHADMHPGNIFVSTSQPWNPKYIAIDCGIIGSLTPEDQDYLARNLLAFFKRDYRRVAQLHIDSGWVPAQTKVNDFEAAIRTVCEPIFERPLKDISFGQLLMRLFQTARRFNMEVQPQLVLLQKTLLNIEGLGRQLYPDLDLWSTAQPFLERWMRERISPLHLLRNLQQQAEQVPHLSQIARDTLEKLNQQQLTVKTVEPSHTWPTRLLGGVLIAGAVNQGLLLDLIAWPVWTMLVAGIYLVLRR, encoded by the coding sequence ATGAAGCTGCTCGCCGTACGTCGCTTGTTTCGAATTCTGCGTGTAATCATCCGCTATCAGCTTGATGACTTACTCTTTGCCTTACCGTTGCCGCTGTGGCTGCGCGTGCTCAGCTATGCCCTGCCGTGGCGATGGTTACCGCGCAAGGACTTGGGTCTAAGCCGCGGTGAGCGCTTACGCTTATCCCTTGAAGAACTCGGGCCAATTTTCATCAAGTTTGGCCAGCTGCTCTCCACCCGCCGCGACCTGATGCCGCTCGACGTCGCCGATGAGCTGACCAAGCTGCAAGATCAAGTACCACCGTTCGATCCTGCGCATTCCCTGGCACTTATCGAAGAGCAGCTCGGCGCCAAGGTAGCCGACACCTTTGCCCGTTTTGATCCACAGCCACTGGCATCCGCTTCAGTGGCTCAGGTTCACGCAGCTCGGCTGAAAACCGGTGAAGAAGTGGTGATCAAGGTAATCCGCCCCGGCCTCAAACCGGTGATTCGCCAAGATATCGCCTGGTTGTTCATCATCGCCAAGGTTGCTGAGAAAGCGTCTGCTGATGCTCGACGCTTGCGCCCGGTAGAAGTGGTTAGCGATTACGAGAAAACTATTTACGACGAATTGGATCTGCTGCGCGAAGCCGCGAATGCGAGTCAGCTGCGACGTAACTTTGAAGGTTCGCCCCTGCTTTATGTGCCGCAAATCTACTGGGATTATTGCCGCCCGAAAGTGCTGGTCATGGAGCGCATATACGGCATCCCTGTGACCGACCTGGCGACGTTGGCTGACCAACGCACGGACATGAAGCTTCTGGCTGAGCGTGGGGTAGAGATTTTCTTTACTCAGGTGTTCGACCACAGTTTTTTCCACGCCGACATGCACCCCGGCAATATCTTCGTCAGCACCAGCCAACCCTGGAACCCAAAGTACATTGCTATCGATTGCGGCATCATTGGCAGCCTGACCCCAGAGGATCAGGACTATTTGGCGCGTAATCTGCTGGCATTCTTCAAGCGTGACTATCGCCGCGTCGCACAATTGCACATCGACTCAGGCTGGGTTCCCGCGCAAACCAAGGTCAATGATTTCGAGGCGGCAATCCGCACCGTCTGCGAGCCTATTTTCGAGCGACCACTCAAGGATATTTCCTTCGGTCAGCTGTTGATGCGCCTGTTCCAGACCGCACGACGCTTCAATATGGAAGTCCAGCCGCAGTTGGTGCTGCTGCAAAAGACCTTGCTCAACATTGAAGGTCTCGGTCGCCAGCTTTACCCAGACCTTGACTTGTGGAGCACCGCCCAGCCATTTTTAGAGCGCTGGATGCGTGAGCGAATCAGCCCGCTGCATTTGCTACGCAATCTGCAACAACAAGCAGAGCAGGTGCCGCACCTGTCGCAGATTGCCCGCGATACACTGGAGAAGCTCAACCAGCAGCAACTTACCGTTAAAACGGTCGAGCCAAGCCATACGTGGCCCACTCGTCTGCTCGGTGGCGTACTGATTGCTGGCGCGGTTAACCAGGGTTTGCTGCTTGATCTGATCGCATGGCCGGTCTGGACAATGCTCGTGGCAGGTATTTATCTGGTACTGCGCCGATAG
- the phaZ gene encoding poly(3-hydroxyalkanoate) depolymerase has product MSLPFVFRTIELDGQTIRTAVRPGNSKIAPLLIFNGIGANLELVMPFVKALDPELEVIAFDVPGVGGSSTPSTPYRFPGLAKLAARMLDYLDYGQVNVIGVSWGGALAQQFAHDYPERCKKLVLAATAAGAVMVPGKPKVLLRMASPRRYIQPSYGVQIAPTIYGGAFRRDPKLAMAHASKVRSSGKVGYYWQLFAGLGWTSIHWLHKIRQPTLVLAGDDDPIIPLINMRLLAWRIPNAELHVIDDGHLFLVTRAETVAPIIMKFLDEERQRAVMHPVPVATSTH; this is encoded by the coding sequence ATGTCGCTACCATTTGTATTTCGCACCATCGAACTGGATGGCCAGACAATCCGTACCGCGGTTCGCCCCGGTAATAGCAAGATAGCGCCGCTGCTGATCTTCAACGGCATCGGCGCCAACCTTGAGTTGGTCATGCCGTTCGTTAAAGCACTCGACCCCGAACTCGAAGTCATCGCTTTCGATGTGCCTGGGGTTGGTGGTTCATCAACACCCAGCACACCGTATCGCTTTCCCGGGCTCGCCAAACTGGCAGCGCGGATGCTCGACTACCTCGATTACGGTCAGGTCAATGTCATCGGCGTATCCTGGGGGGGCGCGCTAGCTCAGCAGTTTGCTCACGACTACCCCGAACGTTGCAAAAAACTGGTTTTGGCAGCGACGGCAGCGGGCGCAGTAATGGTTCCGGGAAAACCTAAAGTATTGCTGCGCATGGCCAGTCCTCGTCGCTATATCCAGCCCTCATACGGCGTACAAATTGCGCCAACCATCTACGGCGGTGCATTTCGCCGTGACCCGAAGCTGGCTATGGCCCATGCCAGTAAAGTGCGCTCATCAGGCAAAGTCGGTTACTACTGGCAACTGTTCGCAGGCCTGGGTTGGACCAGCATTCACTGGCTGCACAAGATTCGTCAACCCACACTGGTGCTGGCCGGTGATGACGACCCCATTATTCCGTTGATCAATATGCGGCTGCTGGCTTGGCGTATTCCAAATGCTGAGTTGCATGTGATCGATGACGGTCATCTATTTCTCGTGACCCGCGCTGAAACTGTTGCGCCGATCATCATGAAATTCCTCGACGAAGAGCGTCAACGCGCAGTCATGCATCCCGTCCCTGTTGCGACCTCAACCCATTAA
- a CDS encoding phosphoribosyl-ATP diphosphatase, which yields MTDTLTRLAEVLESRKGAAADSSYVASLYDKGLNKILEKVGEESVETILAAKDAAISGDCSDVIYETADLWFHSMVMLAALGQHPQAVLDELDRRFGLSGHAEKAARSES from the coding sequence ATGACTGACACCCTGACCCGCCTGGCTGAAGTACTTGAGTCGCGCAAAGGCGCGGCGGCAGATTCCTCGTATGTAGCAAGCCTGTATGACAAAGGTTTAAACAAGATTTTAGAGAAAGTCGGCGAAGAATCAGTTGAAACCATCCTCGCCGCGAAGGATGCTGCCATCAGTGGCGATTGCAGCGACGTAATTTACGAAACAGCCGATCTGTGGTTTCACAGCATGGTTATGCTTGCCGCCCTTGGGCAACACCCTCAAGCTGTGCTGGACGAATTGGATCGACGCTTTGGATTGTCTGGACACGCAGAAAAAGCTGCACGTTCAGAGTCCTAA
- the tatA gene encoding twin-arginine translocase TatA/TatE family subunit translates to MGFGGISIWQLLIILLIVVMLFGTKRLKGVGSDLGDAIKGFRKSMGNEDADKPPVEDEKGQTFDAQARKVEDPTKKD, encoded by the coding sequence ATGGGTTTCGGTGGAATTAGCATTTGGCAGCTTCTGATTATCCTGCTGATCGTAGTCATGTTGTTCGGCACCAAGCGCTTGAAAGGTGTCGGTTCTGACCTCGGCGATGCAATCAAAGGGTTCCGTAAGTCGATGGGCAATGAAGACGCGGACAAACCGCCGGTTGAGGACGAAAAAGGCCAGACCTTTGACGCTCAGGCGCGCAAGGTTGAAGACCCAACCAAGAAAGACTAA
- a CDS encoding phasin family protein: MSKVAIKKKVVVEDSATVLTDAKIYARKIWLAGLGAYAKAGQEGVEYLKELIKTGEGVEQKGKKIVDEQVDAANSQIDSVKSNVRSNVSSVKGKVELQLDKIEKAFDTRVASALNRIGIPSKQDIDVLSAKLDELSALLDHVSRTK, from the coding sequence ATGTCAAAAGTTGCTATCAAAAAGAAAGTTGTTGTCGAAGACAGCGCCACTGTGCTGACCGACGCCAAAATCTATGCGCGTAAAATCTGGCTTGCTGGTTTGGGCGCATACGCCAAAGCCGGTCAGGAAGGCGTTGAGTATTTGAAAGAACTGATCAAGACCGGTGAAGGTGTTGAGCAGAAAGGCAAAAAAATTGTGGATGAACAAGTTGATGCGGCTAACAGTCAAATCGACAGCGTGAAAAGCAATGTGCGCAGTAATGTCAGCAGCGTTAAAGGCAAAGTTGAATTGCAACTCGACAAAATCGAGAAGGCGTTCGACACTCGTGTTGCCTCCGCTCTGAACCGTATTGGTATTCCGTCAAAGCAGGACATCGATGTTCTCTCTGCTAAGCTGGATGAGCTGAGTGCTTTGCTTGATCACGTCTCGCGTACCAAATAA
- a CDS encoding polyhydroxyalkanoic acid system family protein — MAKIDIQRPHSLGRDGAREKAEYLAERLSNEYGVRYQWNGDVLEFKRSGADGRIEVGEDQVRVQLSLGLMLSALSGTIKREIEQVLDKHLA, encoded by the coding sequence ATGGCTAAAATTGACATTCAACGGCCACATTCACTGGGTCGCGATGGCGCCCGGGAGAAGGCTGAATATCTTGCAGAGCGCTTATCCAACGAATATGGCGTGCGTTATCAATGGAACGGTGATGTGCTCGAATTCAAGCGCAGCGGCGCTGACGGTCGAATTGAGGTTGGCGAGGACCAGGTCCGCGTGCAACTCAGCCTTGGTTTAATGCTCTCGGCATTGAGCGGCACGATCAAGCGCGAGATTGAGCAGGTGCTGGACAAGCATCTCGCCTAG
- the phaC gene encoding class II poly(R)-hydroxyalkanoic acid synthase, translating to MPDKISKSSLPSSARAMNAQNAISGLRGRDVISTFRVLALQGLKQPVHSAKHLLAFGSQLGRVLVGDTPHKVNPHDSRFSDPTWHLNPFYRRSLQAYLAWQKQLNSWIDESALSADDRTRARFVSSLLSDALSPSNSLLNPLALKELFNSGGSSVFKGLNHLLDDLLNNGGMPSQVSKHAFEVGRNLATTPGSVVFRNEMLELIQYKPMSEKQYAKPLLIVPPQINKFYIFDLSPEKSFIQYALKNNLQTFVVSWRNPDPQHREWGLSSYVQALEEALDACRAITGSKDVNLLGACAGGLTIAALQGHLQAKRQLRKISSSTYMVSLLDSQIESPAMLFADEKTLEAAKRRSYQQGVLDGRDMAKVFAWMRPNDLIWNYWVNNYLMGKLPPAFDILYWNNDNTRLPAALHGDLIEFFKYNPLTRAGALEICGTPIDMQKVNVDSFNVAGINDHITPWDAVYRSTLLLGGDRRFILSNSGHIQSILNPPGNPKANFFENPKLTSDPRAWYYDAKNQQGSWWPLWLEWIQARSGTQRETIMAIGDQNHPLLADAPGNYVHVR from the coding sequence ATGCCTGATAAAATTAGCAAAAGCAGCTTGCCAAGTTCGGCCAGAGCCATGAATGCGCAAAACGCTATTTCTGGCCTTCGCGGTCGCGATGTTATCTCTACATTCCGTGTTCTAGCGCTGCAAGGACTTAAACAGCCAGTACACAGTGCCAAGCATTTGCTAGCATTTGGCAGTCAGCTAGGTCGCGTGCTGGTCGGCGATACGCCGCACAAGGTCAACCCACACGACAGCCGTTTCAGTGACCCGACCTGGCACCTCAACCCCTTCTACCGCCGCAGCTTGCAAGCCTATCTGGCATGGCAAAAACAGCTGAACAGCTGGATAGATGAAAGCGCGCTGTCGGCCGATGACCGCACTCGCGCGCGCTTTGTTTCGTCGTTGTTGAGCGATGCGCTATCACCGTCCAATAGCTTGCTCAACCCACTGGCCCTGAAAGAGCTTTTCAACAGTGGCGGCAGCAGCGTTTTCAAAGGACTCAACCATCTGCTTGATGATTTGCTGAACAACGGCGGCATGCCCAGCCAAGTCAGCAAGCATGCATTTGAGGTCGGTCGGAACCTGGCAACGACGCCCGGTTCGGTGGTGTTTCGCAACGAAATGCTGGAGTTGATCCAGTACAAACCGATGAGCGAAAAGCAGTACGCCAAACCACTGCTTATCGTGCCGCCGCAGATCAACAAGTTCTATATTTTTGACCTGTCGCCTGAGAAGAGCTTCATCCAGTACGCCCTGAAAAACAACCTGCAAACCTTTGTTGTCAGCTGGCGCAACCCTGACCCACAACATCGCGAGTGGGGCCTTTCAAGCTATGTGCAAGCACTTGAAGAGGCGCTTGATGCCTGCCGCGCCATTACCGGCAGCAAAGACGTTAACCTGCTCGGTGCCTGTGCTGGTGGCTTGACCATTGCCGCGCTGCAAGGGCATTTGCAGGCTAAACGCCAACTGCGAAAAATCTCCAGCTCAACCTATATGGTCAGCCTGCTCGACAGCCAGATCGAAAGCCCGGCAATGTTATTTGCCGACGAGAAGACGCTTGAAGCAGCCAAGCGGCGCTCCTATCAACAAGGTGTACTCGATGGCCGTGACATGGCCAAGGTATTTGCCTGGATGCGGCCCAATGACTTGATCTGGAATTACTGGGTCAATAACTACTTGATGGGCAAGTTACCGCCCGCCTTCGACATCCTTTACTGGAATAACGACAACACGCGTCTGCCAGCAGCGCTGCATGGCGATTTGATCGAGTTCTTCAAGTACAACCCGTTGACCCGAGCCGGCGCCCTGGAGATTTGCGGCACGCCGATTGATATGCAGAAGGTCAACGTCGACAGCTTTAACGTCGCGGGGATCAATGACCACATCACCCCGTGGGATGCTGTCTATCGCTCGACCCTGCTGCTCGGTGGCGACCGACGCTTCATTTTGTCGAACAGCGGGCATATCCAAAGCATTCTTAACCCGCCAGGCAATCCTAAGGCTAACTTCTTCGAGAACCCCAAACTCACCTCGGACCCTCGCGCCTGGTATTACGATGCAAAAAACCAGCAAGGCAGTTGGTGGCCTCTATGGTTGGAGTGGATTCAAGCGCGCTCGGGCACTCAGCGCGAAACCATTATGGCCATTGGTGATCAGAACCACCCACTGTTGGCAGACGCGCCCGGTAATTACGTGCATGTGCGCTAG